The following proteins are encoded in a genomic region of Variovorax paradoxus:
- a CDS encoding EI24 domain-containing protein codes for MRLLLDSFWRAVAYCMLPRVIVLSLLPLALMVLLAAGFGYFYWDATVAWTREALEAWPLLSSFWGWIGRLFSGDVTSVLAPLVVVVAATPLIVVVSLLIVAGLMAAPLTALVAHRRFPALEHKKGASFFGSMARSLGLTVLALVALVVSMPLWLIPPLVLILPPLIWGWLTYRVMSFDALAEHASPEERATLLRSHRLPLLCIGVLCGYLGAAPSIVWASGLLFAAAFFVLVPLAIWIYTLVFAFSSLWFGHYCLDALAQLRAQRGAAAASSGGGAPAAIEADQAVLSQWKSP; via the coding sequence ATGCGCCTGCTCCTCGATTCCTTCTGGCGCGCGGTGGCGTATTGCATGCTGCCGCGCGTGATCGTGCTCTCTCTGCTGCCACTCGCCCTCATGGTGCTGTTGGCTGCGGGTTTCGGCTATTTCTACTGGGACGCGACAGTCGCATGGACCCGCGAGGCGCTCGAGGCCTGGCCTCTGCTGTCGAGCTTCTGGGGCTGGATCGGGCGGCTCTTTTCGGGCGACGTCACCTCCGTGCTGGCGCCGTTGGTGGTGGTGGTCGCCGCCACCCCGTTGATCGTCGTGGTGTCCTTGCTGATCGTGGCCGGCCTCATGGCGGCGCCGCTCACGGCACTGGTGGCGCACCGCCGTTTTCCCGCGCTCGAGCACAAGAAGGGCGCCTCTTTCTTCGGCAGCATGGCGCGTTCGCTCGGCCTCACGGTGCTGGCGCTGGTGGCGCTCGTGGTCTCGATGCCGCTCTGGCTGATTCCGCCGCTGGTGCTCATCCTGCCACCGTTGATCTGGGGCTGGCTCACCTACCGCGTGATGAGCTTCGACGCGCTGGCCGAACACGCAAGCCCCGAAGAGCGCGCCACCCTCCTGCGCTCGCACCGGCTGCCGCTGCTGTGCATCGGCGTGCTGTGCGGCTACCTGGGTGCCGCGCCCAGCATTGTCTGGGCGTCCGGCCTGCTGTTTGCGGCCGCCTTTTTCGTGCTCGTGCCGCTCGCGATCTGGATCTACACGCTGGTATTCGCCTTTTCGTCGCTCTGGTTCGGCCACTACTGCCTCGATGCTCTGGCGCAACTGCGCGCACAGCGGGGGGCGGCTGCCGCTTCGTCCGGCGGCGGCGCACCTGCGGCCATCGAAGCCGACCAGGCCGTTCTTTCTCAATGGAAATCCCCATGA
- a CDS encoding sterol desaturase family protein — translation MIDWLTDSFSALQGWFFEILIQPLVYAVGLGGWTEDAFDATGWLLVGLIQVVVLLAVIGPLQRWRAVEPVTDRRAIRIDVLYTLIHRLGVFRLAMFFTLEPFFDEAIGSLRTAGWGTFHLDEAWPGVTDVPWVAFAIYLVVLDFVGYWIHRGQHQLNWWWGLHSLHHSQRQMTMWSDDRNHLLDDIVHDTLIVIVAQLIGVAPGQFIAFVAFTQLSESLQHANLKLGFGAIGERLWISPRFHRLHHSIGLGHESRGAHTLGGHNFGVLLPWWDMLFRTANFEQRYDPTGIRDQVEPGADGRVRDYGSGFWAQQWFGLKRMVGRG, via the coding sequence GTGATCGATTGGTTGACGGATTCCTTTTCCGCGCTGCAGGGCTGGTTCTTCGAAATCCTGATTCAGCCGCTGGTCTATGCGGTCGGCCTCGGCGGCTGGACCGAAGACGCCTTCGACGCCACCGGCTGGCTGCTCGTCGGGCTCATCCAGGTCGTGGTCCTGCTCGCGGTCATCGGGCCGCTGCAGCGTTGGCGCGCCGTCGAGCCCGTGACCGACCGCCGCGCCATCCGCATCGACGTGCTCTACACGCTGATCCATCGCCTCGGCGTGTTCCGGCTGGCCATGTTCTTCACGCTCGAGCCGTTTTTCGACGAGGCCATCGGGAGCCTGCGCACCGCGGGATGGGGCACTTTCCACCTGGACGAAGCCTGGCCCGGCGTCACCGACGTGCCGTGGGTTGCCTTTGCGATCTATCTCGTGGTGCTCGACTTCGTCGGCTACTGGATTCATCGCGGCCAGCACCAGCTCAACTGGTGGTGGGGCCTGCACTCGCTGCACCATTCGCAGCGCCAGATGACCATGTGGAGCGATGACCGCAACCATCTGCTCGACGACATCGTCCACGACACGCTCATCGTCATCGTTGCGCAGCTCATCGGCGTGGCGCCCGGCCAGTTCATTGCGTTCGTCGCGTTCACGCAACTGAGCGAAAGCCTGCAGCACGCCAACCTGAAGCTCGGCTTCGGCGCCATTGGCGAGCGGCTGTGGATCAGCCCGCGCTTTCACAGGCTGCACCACAGCATCGGGCTGGGCCACGAGTCGCGCGGCGCCCACACGCTCGGCGGCCACAACTTCGGCGTGCTGCTGCCCTGGTGGGACATGCTCTTTCGCACCGCGAACTTCGAGCAACGCTACGACCCGACCGGCATCCGCGACCAGGTCGAGCCCGGCGCCGACGGACGGGTGCGCGACTACGGCAGCGGTTTCTGGGCCCAGCAATGGTTCGGCCTGAAGCGAATGGTCGGCCGCGGCTGA
- a CDS encoding polysaccharide deacetylase family protein: protein MPAAWAQGASCEKPVYLTLDTGHMGVAPLVAEVLKRQNVRVTFFAAAERTQTDGDSLDSHWAPWWKARAAEGHEFASHTYDHAYWRGDLKGVTPSFRIKPTAGALAGREFTWSAAEYCANIGKASERLAIITGKKPLPLYRAPGGKTSPKLLAAAKACGFEHVGWSPAGFLGDELPSETFSNAKLLAQALETIRPGDILLAHLGIWSRKDPWAPADLEPLIVGLKAKGFCFETLRQHPQYRAWIASHP from the coding sequence ATGCCCGCGGCGTGGGCGCAGGGCGCTTCCTGCGAAAAGCCGGTCTACCTGACGCTCGACACCGGCCACATGGGCGTTGCACCGCTGGTGGCCGAGGTGCTCAAGCGCCAGAACGTTCGCGTCACCTTCTTTGCGGCCGCCGAGCGCACGCAAACCGATGGCGACAGTCTCGACAGCCACTGGGCGCCCTGGTGGAAGGCGAGGGCGGCCGAAGGCCACGAATTCGCCTCGCACACCTACGACCACGCGTACTGGCGCGGCGATCTCAAGGGCGTGACGCCGAGCTTCCGCATCAAGCCCACGGCGGGCGCGCTGGCGGGGCGCGAATTCACCTGGAGCGCGGCCGAGTACTGCGCCAACATCGGCAAGGCCTCCGAGCGGCTGGCCATCATCACCGGCAAGAAGCCGCTGCCGCTGTACCGTGCGCCGGGCGGCAAGACCTCGCCCAAGCTGCTTGCCGCGGCCAAGGCCTGCGGCTTCGAGCACGTGGGCTGGTCACCGGCCGGTTTCCTGGGCGACGAGTTGCCGAGCGAGACATTCAGCAATGCAAAGCTCCTCGCGCAGGCGCTGGAGACCATCCGCCCCGGCGACATCCTGCTCGCGCACCTGGGCATCTGGTCGCGCAAGGACCCTTGGGCGCCCGCCGACCTCGAACCGCTGATCGTCGGCCTGAAGGCCAAGGGCTTCTGCTTCGAGACGCTGCGCCAGCATCCGCAATACCGCGCCTGGATCGCGTCCCACCCCTGA
- a CDS encoding YncE family protein: MRFLARPNGRLAAFLFSCLTVWAAQAAAAAPPEPPPIFVLNSLDASVSVINPVDWTEKQRIATGKEPHHIYMTPDEKSVIVANSAGDSLTFLNPKTAEVQRVVYGIIDPYQLQFSRDMKWFVTAGNRLNHVDVYRWDGKDLKLAKRIATGKTPSHIWIDNTSTVAYVTMQDSDELIAVDLPTQTVRWRMATGAMPADIFGVHNDKTLLVGLTGSDGVQVFDVAGPEPKLVGKIPTGKGAHAFRSAGDGKSVFVSNRVANTISRIDLATLKVIATYPVPGGPDCMDVSADGKTLYVTSRWAKKLSVVDLASQKVVRQVNVGRSPHGVWTLEHAKRI, from the coding sequence TTGCGATTCCTTGCCCGACCGAATGGCCGCCTCGCGGCCTTCCTGTTTTCTTGCCTGACAGTCTGGGCGGCACAAGCCGCCGCCGCTGCGCCCCCCGAACCGCCGCCGATCTTCGTGCTCAATTCGCTGGATGCCAGCGTCAGCGTGATCAATCCGGTCGACTGGACCGAAAAGCAGCGCATCGCCACCGGCAAGGAGCCGCACCACATCTACATGACGCCCGATGAAAAATCGGTCATCGTGGCCAATTCGGCGGGTGATTCGCTCACTTTTCTCAACCCGAAGACCGCCGAAGTCCAGCGCGTGGTTTACGGCATCATCGATCCGTACCAGCTGCAGTTCTCGCGCGACATGAAGTGGTTCGTCACGGCCGGCAACCGGCTCAACCACGTCGACGTCTACCGCTGGGACGGCAAGGACCTGAAGCTCGCCAAGCGCATTGCCACCGGCAAGACGCCCAGCCACATCTGGATCGACAACACCAGCACCGTCGCCTACGTGACCATGCAGGACAGCGACGAACTCATCGCCGTCGACCTGCCCACGCAGACCGTCCGCTGGCGCATGGCCACCGGCGCCATGCCGGCCGACATTTTCGGCGTGCACAACGACAAGACCCTGCTCGTGGGCCTGACCGGCAGCGACGGCGTGCAGGTGTTCGACGTGGCGGGCCCCGAGCCCAAGCTGGTCGGCAAGATCCCGACCGGCAAGGGCGCGCATGCCTTCCGTTCGGCCGGCGACGGCAAGAGCGTTTTCGTGAGCAACCGCGTGGCCAACACCATCAGCCGGATCGACCTGGCCACGCTCAAGGTCATTGCGACGTACCCCGTGCCGGGCGGCCCCGACTGCATGGACGTGTCGGCCGACGGCAAGACGCTGTACGTCACCTCGCGCTGGGCCAAGAAGCTCAGCGTGGTCGACCTGGCCAGCCAGAAGGTCGTACGCCAGGTCAATGTCGGCCGCTCGCCGCACGGCGTCTGGACCTTGGAACATGCAAAAAGAATCTGA
- a CDS encoding pseudouridine synthase, whose product MHLQDILYSQGFGTRRVCAGLIQQGHVTIGGKTADDPFDDLDPEGLLFTVQGTEWAYHEKAYLMLHKPAGTECSQKPSTYPSIYTLLPSPLRLRPNKGAVQGVQAIGRLDQDTTGLLLLTDDGQFIHKMGSPKHHVPKVYEVTAKHPLDAAQIEKLLAGVVLEDDPKPVRAAACESDSPLHLRLTLTEGKYHQVKRMLAAVGNRVEGLHRSRIGQLALPEDLAPGQWRWLSAEQVAALRAKTPG is encoded by the coding sequence ATGCACCTGCAAGACATTCTTTATTCCCAAGGCTTCGGCACGCGGCGCGTGTGCGCAGGGCTCATCCAGCAAGGCCACGTGACCATCGGAGGCAAAACCGCCGACGACCCGTTCGACGATCTCGACCCTGAAGGCCTGCTTTTCACCGTCCAGGGCACCGAGTGGGCGTACCACGAGAAGGCCTACCTGATGCTGCACAAGCCGGCCGGGACCGAGTGCTCGCAAAAGCCGTCCACCTACCCGAGCATCTACACGCTGCTGCCGTCGCCGCTGCGCTTGCGGCCCAACAAGGGCGCGGTGCAGGGCGTGCAGGCCATCGGGCGGCTCGACCAGGACACGACCGGGCTGCTGTTGCTGACGGACGACGGCCAGTTCATCCACAAGATGGGCTCGCCCAAGCACCACGTTCCCAAGGTCTACGAGGTCACGGCCAAGCACCCGCTGGACGCCGCGCAAATCGAAAAACTGCTGGCCGGCGTGGTGCTCGAAGACGATCCGAAGCCGGTGCGCGCGGCGGCCTGCGAATCGGACAGTCCGCTGCACCTGCGGCTGACGCTCACGGAAGGCAAGTACCACCAGGTCAAGCGCATGCTCGCCGCGGTAGGCAACCGGGTCGAAGGGCTGCACCGTTCGCGCATCGGCCAACTGGCGCTGCCCGAAGACCTGGCACCGGGCCAGTGGCGATGGCTCAGCGCCGAGCAGGTTGCGGCCTTGCGTGCAAAAACACCGGGATAA
- the ggt gene encoding gamma-glutamyltransferase → MQQLHWTPTLRAAVAAALVLAGASASNAASQAPVAAEHGMVVSAQHLATKVGVDVLKRGGNAVDAAVAVGYALAVVYPAAGNLGGGGFMTVQLADGRKTFLDFREKAPLAATANMYLDKDGNVIKGLSTNGHLAVGVPGTVSGMEYAREKYGTMKRADLIAPSIQLADKGFALEQGDIDMLRTSTNDFKKDPVSGAIFLNKGEPFAVGQKLVQKDLAKTLRAVSAKGVDGFYKGWVGQAIVASSQAGKGIITQADLDQYKTRELAPVECDYRGYRVVSAPPPSSGGVIICEMLNILEGYPLKELGFRSAESVHYQIEAMRHAYVDRNSYLGDPDFVKNPLDRLLDKGYAEKIRAAIDPKKAGISKDIKPGVAPHEGSNTTHYSITDQQGNAVSVTYTLNDWFGAKVTADKTGVLLNNEMDDFTAKIGVPNMYGLVQGEANAIAPGKRPLSSMSPTIVSKDGKPVFVVGTPGGSRIITAVLHTILNVVDYGMNVQEAVDAPRFHQQWLPDVTNVETFAISPDTRKILTDMGHNLGVPQPANHLAAIIVGAPSLGGKPVGANRFYGANDPRRNTGLAAGY, encoded by the coding sequence ATGCAGCAACTCCACTGGACCCCGACATTGCGCGCCGCGGTGGCGGCCGCGCTCGTTCTGGCGGGCGCAAGCGCTTCGAACGCCGCATCGCAAGCGCCGGTTGCGGCCGAGCACGGCATGGTCGTGAGCGCACAGCACCTGGCCACGAAGGTCGGTGTCGATGTGCTCAAGCGCGGCGGCAACGCGGTCGATGCGGCGGTCGCCGTGGGCTATGCGCTGGCCGTGGTGTATCCGGCCGCCGGCAACCTCGGCGGCGGCGGTTTCATGACCGTGCAGTTGGCCGACGGGCGCAAGACCTTTCTCGACTTCCGTGAGAAGGCTCCGCTGGCCGCCACGGCCAACATGTACCTCGACAAGGACGGCAACGTCATCAAGGGCCTGAGCACCAACGGGCATCTTGCCGTGGGCGTGCCCGGCACCGTGTCGGGCATGGAATACGCACGCGAGAAGTACGGCACCATGAAGCGCGCCGACCTGATCGCCCCCTCGATCCAGCTGGCCGACAAGGGCTTTGCGCTGGAGCAGGGCGACATCGACATGCTGCGCACCTCCACCAACGACTTCAAGAAGGACCCGGTCTCCGGCGCCATCTTCCTGAACAAGGGCGAGCCTTTCGCGGTCGGCCAGAAGCTGGTGCAGAAAGACCTCGCCAAGACGCTGCGGGCCGTCAGCGCCAAGGGTGTCGATGGTTTCTACAAAGGCTGGGTGGGGCAGGCGATCGTGGCGTCGAGCCAGGCCGGCAAGGGCATCATCACCCAGGCCGACCTCGACCAGTACAAGACGCGCGAACTGGCACCGGTCGAATGCGACTACCGCGGCTACCGCGTGGTGTCGGCGCCACCGCCGAGCTCGGGCGGCGTGATCATCTGCGAAATGCTCAACATCCTCGAGGGCTACCCGCTCAAGGAGCTGGGCTTTCGCTCGGCCGAGTCGGTGCACTACCAGATCGAAGCCATGCGCCACGCCTACGTGGACCGCAACAGCTACCTGGGTGACCCCGACTTCGTGAAGAACCCGCTCGATCGCCTGCTCGACAAGGGCTATGCCGAGAAGATCCGCGCCGCCATCGACCCCAAGAAGGCCGGCATCTCCAAGGACATCAAGCCCGGCGTGGCGCCGCACGAAGGCAGCAACACCACCCACTACTCCATCACCGACCAGCAGGGCAATGCGGTGTCGGTGACCTACACGCTCAACGACTGGTTCGGCGCCAAGGTCACGGCCGACAAGACCGGCGTGCTGCTGAACAACGAGATGGACGACTTCACCGCCAAGATCGGCGTGCCCAACATGTACGGCCTGGTGCAGGGCGAGGCCAATGCCATCGCCCCGGGCAAGCGCCCGCTCAGTTCGATGAGCCCGACCATCGTCTCCAAGGACGGCAAGCCCGTGTTCGTGGTCGGCACGCCCGGCGGCAGCCGCATCATCACCGCGGTGCTGCACACCATCCTGAACGTGGTCGACTACGGCATGAACGTGCAGGAAGCCGTCGATGCGCCGCGCTTCCACCAGCAATGGCTGCCTGACGTGACCAACGTCGAAACCTTCGCGATCAGCCCCGACACCCGGAAGATCCTGACCGACATGGGCCACAACCTGGGCGTGCCGCAGCCGGCCAACCACCTCGCGGCGATCATCGTCGGCGCGCCGTCGCTGGGCGGCAAGCCGGTCGGCGCCAACCGCTTCTACGGCGCGAACGACCCGCGCCGCAACACCGGCCTTGCCGCCGGCTACTGA
- a CDS encoding class I SAM-dependent methyltransferase: MPDTLTSTLTSYYDEVPYESHPFPQTAVEHLEALAFLFGLETPAPAKARVLELGCAAGGNLIPFAARYPEASALGLDLSKVQVEQGVGAISRAGLPNVELRAFNLAEVDASFGQFDYIICHGVYSWVPGPVQDAILRVCSENLAPNGVAYVSYNVYPGWKAREIVRDAMILRGAPRDTPDEKLSYARGMLEFLEQSARPDSVLKKTLEETMPIVRGSSGYYLLHEFLEPCNAPCYFKEFVARAEAHGLAYLADAEPSTMFVQNYGEKVREPLLRECGGSQVLMEQYLDFLVNRTFRQTLLVKQDRAADVRYRLDQGRIRSLEFAGVFTTEDGGALTLDAREQSCNALRNLKVTLRLPVQKAAAQVLDAHYPASVSSEALIAAVLAATGEPRASAEPLVMSMLEELLILGAVRIRRAPVQAATEVSAWPLALPSVRSASGLALSAGSSANVCNQWHESVGLSALERCLLPLLDGAHSHDMLADYLAAEVRADRLRFVQNDKPLTDPSALKEFALNQVALGLRDLRRKALLVA; this comes from the coding sequence GTGCCCGATACCTTGACTTCGACGCTCACGAGCTACTACGACGAGGTGCCCTATGAGTCGCACCCGTTCCCGCAAACCGCCGTCGAGCATCTGGAGGCCCTCGCTTTCCTGTTCGGGCTCGAGACGCCGGCGCCAGCCAAGGCGCGGGTGCTGGAGCTCGGCTGCGCGGCCGGCGGCAACCTGATTCCGTTCGCGGCGCGCTATCCCGAAGCAAGCGCCCTGGGCCTGGATTTGTCGAAGGTGCAAGTGGAGCAGGGCGTTGGCGCCATCTCGCGGGCCGGGTTGCCGAACGTGGAGCTGCGGGCGTTCAATCTCGCGGAGGTCGATGCTTCGTTCGGCCAGTTCGACTACATCATTTGCCACGGCGTCTACAGCTGGGTGCCGGGACCGGTGCAGGACGCGATTCTGCGCGTGTGTTCCGAAAACCTCGCGCCCAACGGCGTGGCTTATGTCAGCTACAACGTGTACCCGGGCTGGAAGGCGAGAGAGATCGTGCGCGACGCGATGATCCTGCGCGGCGCCCCACGCGACACGCCCGACGAAAAGCTGTCCTATGCGCGCGGCATGCTCGAGTTTCTCGAGCAATCGGCGCGTCCCGACAGCGTTCTCAAGAAAACGCTCGAAGAAACAATGCCGATCGTGCGCGGCTCCAGCGGCTACTACCTGCTGCACGAGTTCCTCGAGCCCTGCAACGCACCCTGCTACTTCAAGGAGTTCGTCGCGCGCGCAGAGGCGCATGGCCTTGCCTATCTGGCCGATGCAGAACCCTCCACGATGTTCGTCCAGAACTATGGCGAGAAGGTTCGCGAACCGCTCTTGCGCGAGTGCGGCGGCAGCCAGGTGCTCATGGAGCAGTATCTCGACTTCCTGGTCAACCGCACCTTTCGCCAGACCTTGCTGGTGAAGCAGGACCGAGCCGCCGATGTCCGCTATCGCCTCGACCAGGGCCGCATCCGCAGTCTTGAATTTGCCGGCGTGTTCACAACGGAGGACGGCGGTGCCCTGACGCTCGATGCGCGCGAGCAGTCTTGCAATGCGCTGCGCAACCTGAAGGTCACGCTGCGCCTTCCGGTGCAAAAAGCCGCGGCGCAGGTGCTCGATGCGCACTATCCCGCCAGCGTATCGTCCGAAGCGCTGATTGCCGCGGTGCTCGCGGCCACGGGCGAGCCGCGCGCTTCGGCCGAACCGCTCGTGATGTCGATGCTCGAGGAACTGCTGATCCTCGGCGCGGTGCGGATCCGGCGTGCGCCGGTACAGGCCGCCACGGAGGTGTCCGCATGGCCGCTGGCACTGCCGTCGGTGCGCAGCGCCTCCGGGCTGGCATTGTCGGCGGGGAGCTCGGCCAATGTCTGCAATCAGTGGCACGAGTCCGTGGGGCTCTCCGCGCTCGAGCGTTGCCTGCTGCCGCTGCTCGATGGCGCGCACTCGCACGACATGCTGGCCGACTATCTCGCGGCCGAGGTGCGCGCGGATCGCTTGCGCTTCGTCCAGAACGACAAGCCGCTGACCGACCCGTCGGCGCTGAAGGAATTCGCGCTGAATCAAGTGGCGCTTGGCTTGCGGGACCTGCGGCGCAAGGCGCTGCTCGTCGCCTGA
- a CDS encoding winged helix-turn-helix domain-containing protein: MGQFSGSHEKDQSSEPEAAPNQRGHFRLLRMMKSEFGFCAAGDAAKWTSSLRPFGATVEALGPQALSVALIGTGDGRGAALGARLASMGHEPVVFTGVAGFLSKLRSGRHFDVLLMSPHGGLFDEPPFPGGEVLRIPTLFLVPWRMWSHLPPWERNLEWLDVVDFDILRTTDDELNWRMRALFSRKSRRTDAALGPITKLTWGDYQFLEDRCIVLHRSRKVFLQPLQFKCALAFFQNVGRVLTRDELWHSFWATSYARDEGSRVIDVCIANVRRKLALREESGYALRAVYKTGYRLSML; the protein is encoded by the coding sequence ATGGGCCAGTTTTCGGGCAGTCATGAAAAAGATCAGTCGAGCGAGCCAGAAGCCGCACCAAACCAGCGCGGCCACTTTCGGCTCTTGCGCATGATGAAGTCCGAGTTCGGGTTTTGCGCCGCGGGAGATGCGGCGAAATGGACTAGTTCGCTCAGGCCTTTTGGCGCAACGGTAGAAGCGCTTGGGCCACAAGCCCTGTCCGTCGCGTTGATTGGCACCGGCGATGGGCGCGGAGCAGCATTGGGAGCCAGGTTGGCGTCGATGGGGCATGAGCCTGTCGTATTCACCGGCGTCGCCGGTTTCTTGAGCAAATTGAGAAGCGGCCGGCACTTCGACGTGCTGCTGATGTCTCCGCATGGCGGCCTGTTTGACGAACCTCCGTTCCCGGGCGGTGAAGTTCTCCGCATACCCACGCTCTTTCTTGTCCCCTGGAGGATGTGGAGTCATCTGCCTCCGTGGGAGAGGAATTTGGAGTGGCTGGACGTTGTCGACTTCGACATTCTGCGGACGACGGACGATGAACTGAATTGGCGAATGCGCGCGCTGTTCTCGAGAAAGAGCAGAAGAACAGATGCCGCGCTTGGCCCGATCACGAAGTTGACTTGGGGTGATTACCAGTTTCTCGAGGACCGCTGCATCGTCCTGCATCGGAGTCGGAAGGTCTTTCTTCAGCCTCTGCAGTTCAAATGCGCATTGGCGTTCTTCCAGAACGTAGGTCGCGTGCTGACGCGTGACGAACTCTGGCATTCGTTCTGGGCCACGTCGTACGCTCGCGACGAAGGCTCGCGAGTCATCGATGTTTGCATCGCAAACGTGCGCAGAAAACTTGCGTTGCGCGAAGAAAGCGGGTATGCGCTCAGAGCCGTTTACAAAACGGGGTACCGGCTGTCGATGTTGTGA
- a CDS encoding response regulator transcription factor has product MRIAALDDDIDQLDLTKSTLKAMNHHCHTFTDGAALLNELRRESFDLLVLDWELPGMSGLEIVRWVRTNVTEHIPILFVTNRRDERDIVEGLVLGADDFMSKPVGVGELTARVRALLRRSYAQVRTEEEIWGRYRFVPALTQLEINGKPVQLTQREFDLALFLFRNPGRLISRGHMLETIWKTNNPAGTELMSRSLDTHISRVRTVLGLRPENGFRLTAVYGQGYRLEAVGDSGAGIGPMACRA; this is encoded by the coding sequence ATGCGAATCGCAGCTCTTGACGACGACATAGACCAGCTTGACCTGACCAAGAGCACTCTGAAGGCGATGAACCATCATTGCCACACCTTCACGGATGGCGCGGCACTGCTGAACGAATTGCGCCGCGAATCGTTCGATCTGCTGGTTCTCGACTGGGAGCTCCCCGGCATGTCGGGGCTGGAGATCGTGCGATGGGTGAGAACCAACGTGACGGAGCACATTCCGATCCTTTTTGTGACCAATCGGCGGGACGAACGCGACATCGTTGAAGGCCTGGTGCTGGGCGCGGACGACTTCATGAGCAAGCCCGTGGGCGTCGGCGAGCTGACCGCGCGTGTACGAGCGCTGTTGCGTCGCTCCTATGCACAGGTTCGGACCGAAGAGGAAATCTGGGGCCGCTACCGGTTCGTTCCTGCTCTGACGCAGCTCGAGATCAATGGCAAGCCCGTGCAACTGACGCAGAGGGAGTTCGATCTCGCACTCTTTCTGTTTCGAAATCCCGGTCGGCTGATTTCGCGAGGGCACATGCTGGAAACCATATGGAAAACAAACAACCCAGCTGGCACTGAGCTGATGTCGCGCTCGTTGGATACCCATATTTCTCGGGTGAGAACCGTACTGGGATTGCGGCCGGAGAACGGCTTTCGGCTAACTGCCGTCTACGGCCAAGGCTATCGCTTAGAAGCTGTCGGGGACTCAGGAGCGGGCATCGGCCCGATGGCCTGCAGGGCCTGA
- a CDS encoding glycoside hydrolase family 24 protein gives MNANRRAFLDMLSVSEGTSTSPLTQNDGYDVIVTGVTGPEIFTDYSQHPFVNRKPKQVKGSLYSTASGRYQHMRVHWEHYRDQLNLPDFGPESQDLWAIQLIRERGALPLIDAGNFDLAVARVRNIWASLPGAGYGQPEHGIEKLRAAYVAAAGSLS, from the coding sequence ATGAACGCAAACCGACGCGCCTTTCTGGACATGCTCTCTGTGAGCGAGGGCACCAGCACCAGCCCGCTCACCCAAAACGATGGCTATGACGTGATCGTGACCGGCGTGACCGGCCCCGAGATTTTCACCGACTACTCGCAGCACCCCTTCGTGAACCGCAAGCCAAAGCAGGTGAAGGGTTCGCTGTATTCGACCGCATCAGGCCGCTACCAGCACATGCGCGTGCATTGGGAGCACTACCGCGATCAATTGAACCTGCCGGACTTCGGGCCTGAATCGCAGGATCTCTGGGCCATCCAGTTGATCCGGGAGCGTGGGGCTCTGCCGCTGATTGACGCCGGCAACTTCGATCTAGCGGTCGCGCGCGTGCGCAACATCTGGGCAAGCCTGCCCGGCGCGGGGTACGGTCAGCCGGAGCACGGCATTGAGAAGCTGCGCGCTGCCTACGTGGCGGCGGCCGGGAGCCTCTCATGA
- a CDS encoding DUF7940 domain-containing protein: MKLVDNWRKLWRSWTVMLASAGIFLPDILQIVAENIDGVPLIDTGHKSLIRLACLIAIVLLRPVKQESLTK; this comes from the coding sequence ATGAAACTCGTAGACAACTGGCGAAAGCTCTGGAGATCGTGGACTGTGATGCTCGCCTCGGCGGGTATTTTTTTGCCCGACATCCTGCAGATCGTCGCCGAGAACATCGACGGCGTTCCGTTGATCGACACGGGCCACAAGTCGCTGATCCGGCTGGCGTGCCTGATCGCCATCGTGCTGCTTCGCCCGGTGAAGCAAGAGAGCCTGACCAAATGA